A genomic segment from Bremerella cremea encodes:
- a CDS encoding barstar family protein — MTEIDRILTSTEPSWLLRTAIERLVLERKLDRLRADLGFVAVLLDARMMKTVNGVFKEFATALQFPEYFGFNSAAFDECLTDLSWLNASGIYIGVVAAEELLRDESDEIGWLLQLLEGACKEWSEPIDEGGPWDRAAVPFHVVFHMANESSDSLPGQLAALPSLEQLPPSV, encoded by the coding sequence ATGACAGAAATAGACCGCATTCTGACTTCAACAGAGCCATCCTGGTTGCTGCGAACTGCAATCGAAAGACTGGTGTTGGAACGAAAGCTAGACCGGTTGCGTGCAGACTTGGGATTTGTGGCCGTTCTACTCGATGCACGCATGATGAAAACCGTCAATGGTGTTTTCAAGGAGTTTGCCACTGCACTTCAATTCCCCGAGTATTTTGGATTCAACAGTGCCGCATTCGATGAGTGCTTGACCGATCTATCATGGCTCAACGCCAGCGGCATCTACATTGGTGTAGTGGCTGCCGAAGAGCTTTTGAGAGATGAAAGCGACGAGATTGGCTGGCTCTTGCAGTTGCTAGAAGGTGCCTGCAAAGAGTGGAGTGAACCTATCGACGAGGGCGGACCGTGGGACAGGGCAGCCGTCCCGTTTCATGTCGTTTTCCACATGGCGAACGAGTCTTCGGATAGCTTACCGGGCCAACTGGCAGCTTTGCCATCGTTGGAACAACTACCGCCTTCGGTTTGA
- a CDS encoding leucine-rich repeat domain-containing protein gives MTDQLAGIRLHCLHLLTWMALATVHVVILPQAVDAADGSRQPDVPQELWDKGVTVVAQTVTFPATAPITDIDITNAETLGTIETLECHSHTLSPQGIIDLLSKTKGLKYVTLSGPGVNDEVVAALGEHHGLKWIFLKGPIHGDGFLQLEKLRPRLEFLFVQCEPIKRQGPFIGEYFGLTDEGIEQIGKFDRLGYLSLRECGIMDKHLKHFDKLTSLSGLQLDGNPITGSGLAVFDERLPRLTALALSSCRLTDEGLRDFPHLESLHYLSLANNQIGDKSIAAIVQSDPDELTRLILSGTDVTNQSLAILNELKHLETLVLAYTRITNIEALHALPIEVVDVSGTQFSDEEVKQFSGLTTLKVLNLYGTAITDRSLSVLEGLPDLTHLGVGNTKLSATSIQKLVESLPNCRVEPQDEMTFLVIPPVHPKPRIKK, from the coding sequence ATGACAGATCAATTAGCAGGCATTCGCCTTCACTGCTTGCACCTACTGACTTGGATGGCACTGGCGACTGTTCATGTTGTCATCTTGCCACAAGCAGTTGATGCCGCTGATGGTAGTCGTCAACCGGACGTTCCCCAGGAGCTTTGGGACAAGGGGGTGACCGTGGTTGCTCAGACGGTGACGTTTCCCGCCACTGCCCCCATCACCGACATCGACATCACGAATGCCGAGACGCTGGGGACGATAGAAACGCTAGAGTGCCACAGCCACACCCTTTCCCCGCAGGGAATTATCGACCTCTTGTCCAAGACCAAAGGGCTGAAGTATGTCACCCTAAGCGGCCCAGGGGTCAATGATGAAGTCGTTGCGGCGTTGGGTGAACACCACGGATTGAAATGGATCTTTTTGAAAGGGCCTATTCACGGAGATGGCTTCCTTCAGCTCGAGAAGCTCCGTCCTCGATTGGAATTCCTCTTCGTGCAGTGTGAGCCCATCAAACGCCAGGGTCCGTTCATCGGTGAATATTTTGGCTTGACCGACGAAGGGATTGAACAGATCGGAAAGTTCGACCGCCTGGGGTACCTTTCCCTGAGGGAGTGCGGAATCATGGACAAGCACTTAAAACATTTCGACAAGCTGACTAGTTTGTCCGGCTTGCAATTAGATGGCAATCCGATCACCGGCAGCGGCCTTGCCGTGTTTGATGAACGACTGCCTCGCCTTACAGCACTGGCCCTGTCGTCTTGCCGCCTCACGGACGAAGGACTTCGTGATTTCCCTCACCTGGAATCTCTACATTATCTATCCCTGGCAAATAATCAGATTGGCGATAAGTCGATTGCCGCGATTGTCCAATCGGATCCCGACGAATTAACAAGATTAATTCTCAGCGGTACGGACGTGACCAACCAATCGCTCGCTATTCTTAATGAGCTCAAGCACCTGGAAACACTTGTTCTGGCGTATACGAGAATCACCAACATTGAAGCGTTACATGCCCTACCGATCGAAGTCGTGGACGTTTCCGGGACCCAATTCTCCGACGAGGAAGTCAAACAATTTAGCGGTCTCACCACGCTAAAAGTTCTTAACCTCTACGGCACGGCAATTACGGATCGCTCGCTGTCAGTACTTGAGGGCCTGCCTGACCTGACTCACTTAGGTGTCGGTAACACAAAGCTCTCGGCAACTTCGATCCAGAAGCTAGTGGAATCACTTCCCAACTGCCGGGTAGAGCCGCAGGATGAAATGACCTTTCTTGTTATTCCGCCCGTCCACCCAAAGCCGCGCATTAAAAAATGA